From Acidianus brierleyi:
ATAATAATCAATAATATTTTATCTCGAATATATAACATTAAATTATGATAGATCCTGTATGTGGAATGGAAGTCGACGAAACTTCAATTTATAAGACTATGTATAAAGGTAAACTATACTATTTTTGTAGCAATGGATGTAAAAAGGCATTTGAAAAGGATCCTGAAAAATATTTAAGGGAAGGACCTAAAGGAATGCCGTAGTCTACTAAATCATGGGCAACAAATACTTTTGAATGTAATCAAAACTTTAGAATATCAAGGAATAATCTGTTTTCCAAGCTCTTTTTTTATTTTTTCGAAATTTTCCTTTTCAGTAATTATTACGCTTATAAAAAACTCATCTCCATAATTATATACTTTGTCTAATACTTTATCAATAATTTTAGATTTATCTTTGCATGATGCTTTTTCTATTCCTACAAGAAAGTATTGGTCTTCATTTACAAACAAGTAAGCTTCCCCGGTAATCTGCTTTAGTACTTTATAACCCTCATATATACCTTTTGAAACATTCATATTTAATTTATTTTGAGTTACATACTAAAAATTTTTATCGTTATAGTTCTGGTTACAGATATTTAGTGCTGGTTTGCCCTTGCGGTATATTCCCAAAAGTAT
This genomic window contains:
- a CDS encoding YHS domain-containing protein translates to MMIDPVCGMEVDETSIYKTMYKGKLYYFCSNGCKKAFEKDPEKYLREGPKGMP